The following are encoded together in the Sphaerodactylus townsendi isolate TG3544 linkage group LG14, MPM_Stown_v2.3, whole genome shotgun sequence genome:
- the TAT gene encoding tyrosine aminotransferase: MDSYLIQVKGKPSLPSLRDVHLSLQGKSPSSGPVKGRKPHWAVRASEMSKRTFNPIRAIVDSMKVAPNPEKPLISLSIGDPTVFGNLPTDEEVVQAMKDALDTGNYNGYAPSVGYQSCRDVVAKYYSCPEAPLEAQDVILTSGCSQAIELALAVLANPGQNILVPRPGFSLYKTLALSLGIEVKFYNLLPEKSWEADLKQMESLVDDKTACLIVNNPSNPCGSIFSKSHLQKIVAVASRQCIPILADEIYAEMVFEDCKYEALATVSPQVPVLSCGGLAKRWLVPGWRMGWILIHDRRDIFGKEIRDGLLRLSQRILGPCTVVQGALGGILRRTSSEFYHNTLSFLKSNADLCYTALSAVCGLNPVQPSGAMYLMVGIQMEHFPEFENDVEFTERLIAEQSVFCLPAACFEYPSFFRVVLSVPEDMMAEACQRIRQFCEQHYQDGEGCQEPECDK; this comes from the exons ATGGACTCGTACCTGATCCAGGTGAAGGggaagccctccctcccctccctccgggATGTCCACCTCAGCCTCCAGGGGAAGAGCCCATCCTCAGGCCCAGTGAAAGGCCGCAAACCCCACTGGGCAGTCAGGGCCTCCGAAATGTCTAAAAGGACCTTCAACCCCATCCGTGCCATTGTGGACAGCATGAAAGTGGCTCCCAATCCCGAGAAACCCCTCATCTCCCTCTCCATAG GGGACCCGACGGTGTTTGGAAACCTCCCTACAGATGAGGAGGTTGTGCAGGCGATGAAGGATGCCCTCGACACAGGAAACTACAATGGCTACGCCCCTTCTGTGG GTTACCAGTCTTGCCGGGACGTGGTTGCCAAGTATTACAGCTGCCCAGAAGCTCCTCTAGAAGCTCAG GATGTCATTCTGACCAGCGGCTGCAGCCAAGCCATTGAACTGGCCCTTGCTGTGCTGGCCAACCCCGGGCAGAACATCCTGGTGCCGCGCCCTGGCTTCTCCCTGTACAAAACCCTGGCTCTGTCCCTGGGCATCGAGGTGAAGTTCTACAACCTCTTG CCAGAGAAGTCCTGGGAAGCCGACCTCAAGCAGATGGAGTCATTGGTGGATGACAAGACGGCGTGCCTGATTGTGAACAACCCCTCCAACCCTTGCGGCTCCATCTTCAGCAAAAGCCACCTCCAGAAGATTGTGGCAG TGGCCTCCAGGCAGTGCATCCCCATCTTGGCCGATGAGATCTATGCAGAGATG GTGTTTGAGGACTGCAAGTATGAGGCCCTGGCCACAGTCAGCCCCCAGGTGCCTGTCCTCTCCTGCGGAGGCCTGGCCAAGCGGTGGCTGGTGCCAGGCTGGAGGATGGGCTGGATCCTCATTCATGATCGCAGAGATATCTTTGGGAAAGAG ATCCGAGATGGGCTGCTCAGGCTGAGCCAAAGGATCCTGGGACCGTGCACTGTTGTGCAGGGAGCCCTCGGAGGCATCCTCCGCCGGACATCCTCTGAATTCTACCACAACACCCTCAGCTTCCTCAAG TCCAATGCTGACCTCTGTTATACTGCGCTGTCTGCTGTGTGTGGCCTGAACCCCGTCCAGCCCTCGGGGGCCATGTATCTCATG GTGGGGATTCAGATGGAGCATTTCCCTGAGTTTGAGAATGACGTGGAGTTCACCGAGCGCCTGATTGCTGAACAATCCgtcttctgcctgcctgctgcg TGCTTTGAGTATCCCAGTTTCTTCCGGGTGGTGCTCAGTGTTCCCGAGGACATGATGGCAGAGGCTTGCCAACGCATCCGGCAGTTTTGTGAGCAGCATTATCAGGATGGAGAGGGGTGCCAGGAGCCGGAATGTGACAAGTAG